The stretch of DNA TCAACGACGATCGTTTTGGTGAACCATTCGCGGTCGCTTGAAACCACTTTGCGCGCCGGCTGGTTACCGTAGTTGCCGCCCGTGCCGAAATCCTTCGGCTTGGCGCGATCATCGCCTTCCCATTCATTGCGCACCTGCGATTCGTAGCCTTTCCAGAACACGCCGGCGGGGCTGCGGTAGAAAACGCCGCTGTTCAGATGGTCGCCGTTGGAGAAGATGTCGAGTTGCAGGCAGAAATCCTTGTAGGTTTCCGCTGTTTCTATCTGGCCGTTGCCGTTCTTGATGTTCAGCGCGCCGTCAACGACGTTGAACTCGGATTTTCGGCCTGGGATGATGTTCCAGCCGTCGAGATTCTTTCCGTTGAAAATCGGCTTCAAATTCAGCGGACGCAGTTTCATGCTCTCGACTTCGACTTTGCCGTCTCGGTAATAGAGGATGCCGATATAGCCGCGCGCGCGGCCGCCGCCCAAGACATTGCCTTCCTTGCCGTCAAGGGTGGCCGAGACATTCGGGCCGCTGGCCGTCACCTTTATTTCATGCCAGTCCGGCTTGGCGCCTTTGGGTTCGGCGATCGTAATCCAGTTTGACCCGTTTTCGCTCGGATGGCCTTCGAGTCCGGCGCGAAATGCGAGACCCGCCGAGCCGTCCGCTTCGACACGCATTCTTACAATGAGTTCGAAATCCGCAAACTGACTCGTTGTCGCAAGCCAACCGCCCGCGCCCGTGTCGCATACCAGATTACCGTCCGCGACAGACCAGTTTCCCTGCCCGAACAGGGTCCAGCCGAACAAGGTTTCCTTG from Candidatus Hydrogenedentota bacterium encodes:
- a CDS encoding DUF1080 domain-containing protein — protein: MRNGLRTITILLAVAACLSMNAKADEWINLFDKETLFGWTLFGQGNWSVADGNLVCDTGAGGWLATTSQFADFELIVRMRVEADGSAGLAFRAGLEGHPSENGSNWITIAEPKGAKPDWHEIKVTASGPNVSATLDGKEGNVLGGGRARGYIGILYYRDGKVEVESMKLRPLNLKPIFNGKNLDGWNIIPGRKSEFNVVDGALNIKNGNGQIETAETYKDFCLQLDIFSNGDHLNSGVFYRSPAGVFWKGYESQVRNEWEGDDRAKPKDFGTGGNYGNQPARKVVSSDREWFTKTIVVDGNHAAVWINGYLTSDFLDVRPRSLQSQGKEGYVAGPGTITLQGHDPTTDLSFKNIVIQEYPGN